In Helianthus annuus cultivar XRQ/B chromosome 9, HanXRQr2.0-SUNRISE, whole genome shotgun sequence, the following are encoded in one genomic region:
- the LOC110877227 gene encoding disease resistance protein RPV1 isoform X2, giving the protein MRYDVFLSFRGEDTRYSITDHLYDRLLRAGLRTFRDNDAIDRGQELKPEIETAIIESRASVVVLSEKYAKSRWCLDELWLILEQRRKCNHFVLPVFYHVDPSDVRNQTRSFAIEGSKWILDDVRRWKAALTEVANLTGLVLSGSETEFIAKVVHTVSCKLDLKHLSTPAHLTGMETRAEVISSWLKDEQSNTNILAICGMGGSGKTTMAQYIYNSHKQNFESNSFLEEIGKYYKQPCGPIGLQKQLLRDVLGERKIMISVASEGTRKIENALQMKRALIVLDDIDDPDELNTLLGTNLFPTECKIIITTRLLDIQAWFRSISLRCWVHKLKLLNDLESLELLSWHAFGSKTPMEGFKELAMQLSKYCAGNPLALKVLGSSLYVSDEDPWRRNNMTEIWRSMTNALISLKGDLHSKIQGVLQKSFDSLPLASHKELFLHIACFFVGEDEEDVISILEDDLHAKSGIVTLINRCLLTVSPGGELMMHQLLQDMGKKIVCEESKDPVRRSRVWHDDESYRLLKKGDGSDTIEGLALDMRKVDQGMRSEVLPLKTSAFKNMDKLKLLRLKYVKLTGSYKNFPELRWLCWHGCNLKTIPSGLFMSSLVAIDMSYGHMEKFEAPMVLNSLKILNLKQCGKLVSICKLSLLPKLETLILQSCSSLTHVCKTIGDLESLVLLDLSGCTKPWKALPSKKYVNQHGGGIPEQPLLLFLPPSLKSLYLANCNLDNNNHDRVVFHAQSLFNLSLRGNLFEYMPNNIDLKMLRLLNLYSCPNLKSLLCLPSTLEELCIDWCTSLERITFQSGRFSLREFGYKGCFKLSEIQGLFKLVPVAKIDEADLGHMQWIKAYQDHKVDLVGDDITKGRDRRIQMLYEYGIMSTYLQGIKDQSMTTYEYTSSSASLSFRVPLHQKKDKIQGLSVSCLYRSSGYKDTDWWILLAKVSNTTKGLTWIYNPVVYCKPSVDEDVVWLSYWPIGNILDVGDEVTIDIFWEKGMMIVSGCGGSLVYTDDDDEIKEEENCENTTIKGKEVIGGDLSEFEVTTGGYYLCRRDFFYSDTSYRLKLLFGDNVHYTGNCAGS; this is encoded by the exons ATGAGGTACGACGTTTTTCTAAGCTTTCGAGGTGAAGATACTCGTTATTCTATCACCGATCATCTCTACGATAGATTATTGAGGGCAGGACTTCGAACTTTCAGAGATAATGATGCAATCGACAGAGGCCAAGAACTCAAGCCCGAAATCGAGACCGCAATAATCGAATCGAGGGCTTCTGTAGTTGTATTGTCCGAGAAATACGCCAAGTCCAGATGGTGTCTTGATGAACTTTGGTTGATCTTAGAACAAAGGAGGAAGTGTAATCATTTTGTTTTACCTGTTTTTTATCATGTTGATCCATCGGATGTTAGGAACCAAACACGAAGTTTTGCTATAGAAGGGTCAAAATGGATATTGGATGATGTGAGGCGGTGGAAGGCAGCATTAACAGAGGTTGCTAATTTGACTGGCTTGGTTCTTTCAGG GTCTGAAACGGAATTTATTGCAAAAGTGGTTCACACAGTCAGTTGTAAACTAGACTTGAAACATCTTAGCACTCCAGCCCATCTAACTGGAATGGAGACTCGAGCTGAAGTTATCAGTTCATGGTTGAAAGATGAGCAATCCAATACAAACATTCTAGCAATTTGTGGCATGGGAGGTAGTGGCAAGACAACAATGGCCCAATATATTTATAACTCACACAAGCAAAATTTTGAAAGCAACAGTTTTCTTGAAGAGATTGGAAAATACTACAAACAACCTTGTGGTCCGATTGGGCTACAAAAACAACTTCTCAGAGATGTTTTAGGGGAAAGGAAGATAATGATATCTGTTGCTTCTGAAGGTACACGTAAGATTGAGAACGCCTTGCAAATGAAAAGGGCACTTATAGTTCTTGATGACATCGATGACCCAGACGAATTGAACACTTTACTTGGAACAAATTTGTTCCCTACTGAATGCAAGATCATAATAACAACAAGACTTCTAGATATACAAGCATGGTTTCGATCTATATCTTTGAGGTGTTGGGTGCACAAACTCAAATTGTTGAATGATCTTGAATCATTAGAGCTTTTAAGTTGGCATGCTTTTGGATCCAAAACTCCTATGGAAGGTTTTAAGGAGCTCGCAATGCAATTATCAAAGTATTGTGCAGGAAACCCCCTAGCTCTTAAAGTATTAGGTTCTTCTCTATATGTTAGTGATGAAGACCCATGGAGGAGAAATAACATGACAGAAATTTGGAGAAGTATGACAAATGCATTGATTTCGTTGAAAGGAGATCTTCATTCTAAAATCCAAGGTGTACTACAAAAGAGCTTTGACTCCTTGCCACTTGCCAGTCATAAAGAGTTGTTTCTGCATATTGCTTGTTTCTTTGTTGGCGAAGATGAAGAAGACGTCATATCGATATTAGAGGATGACTTGCATGCAAAATCTGGGATCGTGACCCTCATTAATAGATGCCTTCTTACTGTTTCACCTGGTGGTGAACTGATGATGCATCAATTGCTTCAAGATATGGGCAAAAAAATAGTTTGCGAAGAGTCCAAAGATCCTGTAAGACGTAGTAGAGTCTGGCATGATGATGAGTCTTACCGTTTGTTGAAAAAAGGAGAT GGTTCGGATACAATTGAAGGTCTGGCACTCGACATGCGAAAGGTTGACCAAGGGATGAGATCAGAG GTGTTGCCTCTTAAAACAAGTGCGTTTAAAAACATGGACAAACTAAAATTGCTCCGGCTCAAATATGTGAAACTCACTGGGTCCTACAAGAACTTTCCGGAGTTAAGATGGTTGTGCTGGCATGGATGTAATTTAAAAACTATACCCTCTGGCTTATTCATGAGCAGCTTGGTAGCTATAGATATGAGTTATGGACACATGGAAAAGTTTGAAGCCCCCATG GTTCTTAATTCACTCAAGATACTAAATCTTAAACAGTGTGGCAAACTTGTCAGCATCTGCAAACTCAGCCTGCTCCCTAAGCTTGAGACTTTGATCCTCCAGAGCTGTAGTAGTCTGACTCATGTTTGTAAAACCATAGGAGACCTTGAGAGTCTTGTTCTATTGGATTTATCAGGGTGCACCAAACCATGGAAGGCTTTACCGAGCAAAAAATATGTGAATCAACATGGTGGAGGAATTCCAGAACAGCCATTGTTGCTTTTCTTGCCCCCGTCGTTAAAGAGTTTATATCTTGCAAACTGCAATCTTGATAATAACAATCATGATCGTGTGGTATTCCATGCCCAATCGTTATTTAACTTGAGTTTAAGGGGTAATCTATTTGAGTACATGCCTAATAACATCGATCTTAAAATGCTTCGGTTGCTAAACCTGTATTCTTGTCCAAACCTGAAGTCTCTTCTATGTCTCCCAAGTACGCTAGAGGAATTGTGTATAGATTGGTGTACATCGCTAGAGAGAATAACATTCCAATCAGGTCGTTTCAGTCTGCGGGAGTTTGGATATAAAGGCTGTTTCAAACTATCTGAAATTCAAGGGCTTTTCAAATTAGTGCCCGTAGCAAAAATTGATGAAGCAGATCTGGGTCACATGCAGTGGATCAAAGCATATCAAGATCATAAGGTGGACCTTGTCGGTGATGATATTACTAAAGGCAGAGATAGGCGTATCCAG ATGTTGTATGAATATGGTATAATGAGCACCTATCTACAAGGCATAAAGGATCAAAGCATGACAACATATGAATATACTTCATCATCTGCATCCTTATCCTTTCGTGTGCCTTTGCATCAAAAGAAAGACAAGATTCAAGGTTTAAGTGTGAGTTGCTTATACAGATCATCAGGCTACAAGGATACCGATTGGTGGATATTGTTGGCCAAAGTCAGCAACACAACCAAGGGTCTTACTTGGATATACAACCCTGTGGTCTACTGCAAACCCAGTGTTGATGAAGATGTTGTGTGGTTAAGCTACTGGCCAATTGGAAACATATTAGACGTTGGCGATGAAGTCACTATAGATATCTTCTGGGAGAAAGGAATGATGATAGTAAGCGGGTGTGGTGGCAGCCTTGTGTatacagatgatgatgatgaaattaaGGAAGAAGAAAACTGTGAAAATACCACGATCAAAGGGAAAGAAGTTATTGGTGGAGATCTGTCTGAATTCGAGGTGACTACAGGGGGCTACTATCTTTGCCGCCGTGATTTCTTTTACTCCGATACCTCATATCGGTTGAAACTGTTGTTTGGTGACAATGTTCACTATACAG GAAATTGTGCTGGGAGTTGA
- the LOC110877227 gene encoding disease resistance protein RPV1 isoform X1, with amino-acid sequence MRYDVFLSFRGEDTRYSITDHLYDRLLRAGLRTFRDNDAIDRGQELKPEIETAIIESRASVVVLSEKYAKSRWCLDELWLILEQRRKCNHFVLPVFYHVDPSDVRNQTRSFAIEGSKWILDDVRRWKAALTEVANLTGLVLSGSETEFIAKVVHTVSCKLDLKHLSTPAHLTGMETRAEVISSWLKDEQSNTNILAICGMGGSGKTTMAQYIYNSHKQNFESNSFLEEIGKYYKQPCGPIGLQKQLLRDVLGERKIMISVASEGTRKIENALQMKRALIVLDDIDDPDELNTLLGTNLFPTECKIIITTRLLDIQAWFRSISLRCWVHKLKLLNDLESLELLSWHAFGSKTPMEGFKELAMQLSKYCAGNPLALKVLGSSLYVSDEDPWRRNNMTEIWRSMTNALISLKGDLHSKIQGVLQKSFDSLPLASHKELFLHIACFFVGEDEEDVISILEDDLHAKSGIVTLINRCLLTVSPGGELMMHQLLQDMGKKIVCEESKDPVRRSRVWHDDESYRLLKKGDGSDTIEGLALDMRKVDQGMRSEVLPLKTSAFKNMDKLKLLRLKYVKLTGSYKNFPELRWLCWHGCNLKTIPSGLFMSSLVAIDMSYGHMEKFEAPMVLNSLKILNLKQCGKLVSICKLSLLPKLETLILQSCSSLTHVCKTIGDLESLVLLDLSGCTKPWKALPSKKYVNQHGGGIPEQPLLLFLPPSLKSLYLANCNLDNNNHDRVVFHAQSLFNLSLRGNLFEYMPNNIDLKMLRLLNLYSCPNLKSLLCLPSTLEELCIDWCTSLERITFQSGRFSLREFGYKGCFKLSEIQGLFKLVPVAKIDEADLGHMQWIKAYQDHKVDLVGDDITKGRDRRIQMLYEYGIMSTYLQGIKDQSMTTYEYTSSSASLSFRVPLHQKKDKIQGLSVSCLYRSSGYKDTDWWILLAKVSNTTKGLTWIYNPVVYCKPSVDEDVVWLSYWPIGNILDVGDEVTIDIFWEKGMMIVSGCGGSLVYTDDDDEIKEEENCENTTIKGKEVIGGDLSEFEVTTGGYYLCRRDFFYSDTSYRLKLLFGDNVHYTDSLGWRKTRESGLSWVLKSYIDAYPKEIVLGVDFNSESEINKIEKAVSSVEGVEYVSTRKEIKRLIVVGHADPIAVATCVREFENMVDILSVNYGHYSESRSRKRLHNG; translated from the exons ATGAGGTACGACGTTTTTCTAAGCTTTCGAGGTGAAGATACTCGTTATTCTATCACCGATCATCTCTACGATAGATTATTGAGGGCAGGACTTCGAACTTTCAGAGATAATGATGCAATCGACAGAGGCCAAGAACTCAAGCCCGAAATCGAGACCGCAATAATCGAATCGAGGGCTTCTGTAGTTGTATTGTCCGAGAAATACGCCAAGTCCAGATGGTGTCTTGATGAACTTTGGTTGATCTTAGAACAAAGGAGGAAGTGTAATCATTTTGTTTTACCTGTTTTTTATCATGTTGATCCATCGGATGTTAGGAACCAAACACGAAGTTTTGCTATAGAAGGGTCAAAATGGATATTGGATGATGTGAGGCGGTGGAAGGCAGCATTAACAGAGGTTGCTAATTTGACTGGCTTGGTTCTTTCAGG GTCTGAAACGGAATTTATTGCAAAAGTGGTTCACACAGTCAGTTGTAAACTAGACTTGAAACATCTTAGCACTCCAGCCCATCTAACTGGAATGGAGACTCGAGCTGAAGTTATCAGTTCATGGTTGAAAGATGAGCAATCCAATACAAACATTCTAGCAATTTGTGGCATGGGAGGTAGTGGCAAGACAACAATGGCCCAATATATTTATAACTCACACAAGCAAAATTTTGAAAGCAACAGTTTTCTTGAAGAGATTGGAAAATACTACAAACAACCTTGTGGTCCGATTGGGCTACAAAAACAACTTCTCAGAGATGTTTTAGGGGAAAGGAAGATAATGATATCTGTTGCTTCTGAAGGTACACGTAAGATTGAGAACGCCTTGCAAATGAAAAGGGCACTTATAGTTCTTGATGACATCGATGACCCAGACGAATTGAACACTTTACTTGGAACAAATTTGTTCCCTACTGAATGCAAGATCATAATAACAACAAGACTTCTAGATATACAAGCATGGTTTCGATCTATATCTTTGAGGTGTTGGGTGCACAAACTCAAATTGTTGAATGATCTTGAATCATTAGAGCTTTTAAGTTGGCATGCTTTTGGATCCAAAACTCCTATGGAAGGTTTTAAGGAGCTCGCAATGCAATTATCAAAGTATTGTGCAGGAAACCCCCTAGCTCTTAAAGTATTAGGTTCTTCTCTATATGTTAGTGATGAAGACCCATGGAGGAGAAATAACATGACAGAAATTTGGAGAAGTATGACAAATGCATTGATTTCGTTGAAAGGAGATCTTCATTCTAAAATCCAAGGTGTACTACAAAAGAGCTTTGACTCCTTGCCACTTGCCAGTCATAAAGAGTTGTTTCTGCATATTGCTTGTTTCTTTGTTGGCGAAGATGAAGAAGACGTCATATCGATATTAGAGGATGACTTGCATGCAAAATCTGGGATCGTGACCCTCATTAATAGATGCCTTCTTACTGTTTCACCTGGTGGTGAACTGATGATGCATCAATTGCTTCAAGATATGGGCAAAAAAATAGTTTGCGAAGAGTCCAAAGATCCTGTAAGACGTAGTAGAGTCTGGCATGATGATGAGTCTTACCGTTTGTTGAAAAAAGGAGAT GGTTCGGATACAATTGAAGGTCTGGCACTCGACATGCGAAAGGTTGACCAAGGGATGAGATCAGAG GTGTTGCCTCTTAAAACAAGTGCGTTTAAAAACATGGACAAACTAAAATTGCTCCGGCTCAAATATGTGAAACTCACTGGGTCCTACAAGAACTTTCCGGAGTTAAGATGGTTGTGCTGGCATGGATGTAATTTAAAAACTATACCCTCTGGCTTATTCATGAGCAGCTTGGTAGCTATAGATATGAGTTATGGACACATGGAAAAGTTTGAAGCCCCCATG GTTCTTAATTCACTCAAGATACTAAATCTTAAACAGTGTGGCAAACTTGTCAGCATCTGCAAACTCAGCCTGCTCCCTAAGCTTGAGACTTTGATCCTCCAGAGCTGTAGTAGTCTGACTCATGTTTGTAAAACCATAGGAGACCTTGAGAGTCTTGTTCTATTGGATTTATCAGGGTGCACCAAACCATGGAAGGCTTTACCGAGCAAAAAATATGTGAATCAACATGGTGGAGGAATTCCAGAACAGCCATTGTTGCTTTTCTTGCCCCCGTCGTTAAAGAGTTTATATCTTGCAAACTGCAATCTTGATAATAACAATCATGATCGTGTGGTATTCCATGCCCAATCGTTATTTAACTTGAGTTTAAGGGGTAATCTATTTGAGTACATGCCTAATAACATCGATCTTAAAATGCTTCGGTTGCTAAACCTGTATTCTTGTCCAAACCTGAAGTCTCTTCTATGTCTCCCAAGTACGCTAGAGGAATTGTGTATAGATTGGTGTACATCGCTAGAGAGAATAACATTCCAATCAGGTCGTTTCAGTCTGCGGGAGTTTGGATATAAAGGCTGTTTCAAACTATCTGAAATTCAAGGGCTTTTCAAATTAGTGCCCGTAGCAAAAATTGATGAAGCAGATCTGGGTCACATGCAGTGGATCAAAGCATATCAAGATCATAAGGTGGACCTTGTCGGTGATGATATTACTAAAGGCAGAGATAGGCGTATCCAG ATGTTGTATGAATATGGTATAATGAGCACCTATCTACAAGGCATAAAGGATCAAAGCATGACAACATATGAATATACTTCATCATCTGCATCCTTATCCTTTCGTGTGCCTTTGCATCAAAAGAAAGACAAGATTCAAGGTTTAAGTGTGAGTTGCTTATACAGATCATCAGGCTACAAGGATACCGATTGGTGGATATTGTTGGCCAAAGTCAGCAACACAACCAAGGGTCTTACTTGGATATACAACCCTGTGGTCTACTGCAAACCCAGTGTTGATGAAGATGTTGTGTGGTTAAGCTACTGGCCAATTGGAAACATATTAGACGTTGGCGATGAAGTCACTATAGATATCTTCTGGGAGAAAGGAATGATGATAGTAAGCGGGTGTGGTGGCAGCCTTGTGTatacagatgatgatgatgaaattaaGGAAGAAGAAAACTGTGAAAATACCACGATCAAAGGGAAAGAAGTTATTGGTGGAGATCTGTCTGAATTCGAGGTGACTACAGGGGGCTACTATCTTTGCCGCCGTGATTTCTTTTACTCCGATACCTCATATCGGTTGAAACTGTTGTTTGGTGACAATGTTCACTATACAG ATTCGTTAGGATGGAGGAAAACTCGTGAGTCAGGGCTATCTTGGGTGCTGAAAAGTTACATAGACGCCTATCCCAAA GAAATTGTGCTGGGAGTTGACTTTAACAGTGAAAGTGAAATAAACAAGATAGAGAAGGCGGTATCTAGCGTTGAGGGAGTTGAATATGTTTCCACTCGCAAAGAAATAAAACGATTAATTGTCGTAGGACATGCTGATCCTATAGCAGTGGCAACTTGTGTAAGAGAATTTGAGAACATGGTTGATATTTTATCCGTTAATTATGGTCACTATTCGGAGTCCAGGTCGAGGAAGAGGTTACACAATGGGTAA